GGCGGCTCGGTGCGTCGACGGGTGCGGATGAGTGGGGCTTCTCGCGCGGTTCCCCGCGGCCCTGAGAAGCAGGGGCTGCGCCCCGTGCTTCTCGGCCCTCAAGGGGTGCGGGGAACCGCGCGTCAGTCCTCCGCCGCGTAGGACCAGAACTCGACCTCGGTCAGGTTGCACCGGCCGTTGTGCGTGTCGTGGAGGCGCAGGAGCGGGTACGCCGCCGTGTTCGGCAGCCTCGCCTCGTACCAGGTGCCGTCGGTCGTCGTGCCGATGGTGTGCAGGTCGGTCCAGGTCGCCCCGCCGTCGGTGGAGCCGCGCAGCACCGTACCGGTCGCCCGTGCCGCGAACCCGGCGCGCGGCAGGACACGGAGCTTGTCGACCCGCAGCGTGCCGCCGGCGCCCGCGTCGATGTCGATCCAGCTGTCGGCCGCGAGGGTGTCCGTGTACGTGGCGGGGTCGCCGTCGAAGGCGCGCCAGCCGTTGGCGGCCTGCGTCCCGGTGCCGGGCCAGGCGATGGTCGAGGCCTTCACCATCGACGCGGTGACCTCGCCGCGCCGCAGCAGCGTCTCCCGGGAGACGAGCAGCTCGTAGGCCGCGTACACCGCGTCGATCCGGGTGTCCTCGTCCTTCCCGGTCTCCCCTTCCACCCGGTCGAGCTCGGCGGTGAAGGCCGCGTGGCTCTTCTTCGTCCACTCGGCCGCGTCGGTCGCACGCGCCCGTGCGAGGACGTCGGCGAAGGTCTCGGCGACGGCCGCGGCGGGCGTGGAGACCCGGGTACCGCCGCCCACCAGGGCCGCCGTGACCCGGTAGTACCGCCTGCCGTGCCGCAGCCCCTCGTCGTGGTGGGCGAGGGACCGGGTGTCCTTCACGAGCGCGTCCCAGGTGTCCCCGTCGGTGGAACGCTCCACGGTGAACGTGAGCGCGTCCTCCGGCTTGTTCCAGCGGACGGTGACGGTGTCGCCGTCGCGTTCCAGGGCGACCAGCAGGGGACGGTTCCCGAGCGCGTCGAGCCCGACCTCGGCGAAGTCGGCGTCGCCCGTGGCCACGACGCCGGCGTGCACCGCGTACGGGAAGGGGCAGAACAGGCTCCCGACCGTCACCCAGGTACGGCCGTCCCCGGACACCTGGCCGTGCACCCGGTGGGTGGTGAGGTCGCGGACGAGCCGGAGGTGGGGGGTGGCGGCCAGGGTGCGGCCGGGGAGCCCTCGGGTGATCGGGGAGCGGATGTCGTCCTGCCAGTCGTGGCGGCTGTCCCGGGTGCGGTGGTGCAGGACGAGCCCGCCGTCGGCGCCCGCGCCGAAGTACACGTGCCGGGTGTCGGGGGTGAGCCGGTCGCGGAGCATCAGGCCGGTCGCCGGGCCCCGCGCGGTGTCGACGCGGGCGGTGAGGGTGAAGCCGCCCACCGCCGGGCGGCTCACGAAGTGCAGTTCGTCCTCGATGTCGCGGGACAGGACCCGGTAGTCGTCGCCCTCGCCGAGGCCGTCGCCGTGTGCGCCGAGGACGCGGACGGTCGAGCCGCGCACGATCGCGCTGCCCTCGCGGGCGTGGTGCAGGGCGTCGTCGCGCCAGCCGGTCCGTCGTAGCCCGGCCGAGGCGGGCCGCTTCAGCTCCGTCTCGATCGCGTGCGAGGCCGGGCCCCGGCCCGCCGGGTTGACCGCCGTGACCGTGTAGAAGTAGGTCTCGCCCGGCCGCGCGGACTCGTCGACGAAGTGACGGCCCTTCACTTTGGTGCCGATCAGCTCGTACGGGCCCCGTCGTCGCGTCGCCCGGCGCACCTCGTAGTGCGTGGCGCCCGCCGTGGTCTGCCAGGTGACCGCGATCGAGGCGTCGCCGGGCAGGGTGTGGACGAAGTCGACGTGGGAGGGCGGGAGTTCGGCGATGTCCTCCGACTCCAGGCGCAGCACCAGACCGGTCCTGGGAGGCACGCTCACCTTGCCGCCCCGCACCGGAAGCTCCCGGCCGCTCACCAGGTCGAGGACGCCCGCGCCCCCGCCCGGTACCTCCACCCGGTGCGTGCGCTCGTTCCCGTACGCCTTGCGTGTCGTGTTGACGACGAAGAGGTAGCGGCCGTAGCGGGCCGTGAGGAGGTCGGGGTAGCCCGAATAGGCGTGGTCGGCCTCGAAGTTCTCCCGGTTGACGGTCCCCACGCCGGGCTGGAAGGTGATGGGGGCGATCTCGCCGGCGAGGGCCTGGAGGGCGGCGGAGTCGCCCGTCTGCTGGTCCTCCATGAAGTCGACGTCGATGTTGTCCATGCGGGCCCAGTAGTCCTCGTACCGGAAGAGCCCCTCCGTGTGGAGCTGGACGATGTGGTCGCGGTCGGGGTGCCGGACGTGGAGGCGGCCGTTGCGGGCGAACCCGCGCTGGCGTTCGTTGAGGTGACCCCACAGATGTGTGTCGCCGTCGCGCAGGGAGACGAACATGCAGTCCACGTCCACCCAGGCGAAGCGCTCGTAGTCGGTGGTGCGCACGCCGAGCGCGGTGAGTTCGGCGGGGGTGTAGTACGCGAAGTCGGTGTGCGGGTGGACGATGCCGGTCGGTTCCTGGGCCTTCAACCAGCCCCAGGTCTCGCCGAGTTCGAGGTCGTACTTGTTCTTCGACCGCACGGCGGAGAAGTTGGCGAAGTACTGGTGGTCGGCGATCTGCTGCTGGGCGAAGCCCACCGCCTCCCGGGCGTGGCGCCGGGTACGGCTCCACTCCTCGCCCGCGTAGCGCTCGGGGTGTTCCGCGATGTGGTGGGCGAGGGAGACGTAGTGCAGGAGCTTGCCCTCGGAGACGCGCAGGACGTAG
The DNA window shown above is from Streptomyces akebiae and carries:
- a CDS encoding fibronectin type III domain-containing protein, giving the protein MPISRRSVLTTAAAGTGTLALSGGWSPALAAGDAAGREADATAGGAGRLDLVDFGDPDSEAAHDFHGPDTEVVDGNAGDRARVAKPLATPGIKGGDLRFTVAVDPVHQNHLTVKFWGGDTSTYKTIAYINGEQIGYRRSGDYEALNTGTNRPLPGRFFYATIMLPLEHTRGRTRAEITLRTYDGAFSGKVTANSRGYYRAYTHTGSRLDLSDDPRTDFTPPTATVTALDDTARQALVDGYVADQVKLFNSLTAKVDSSAGGKLSIVRYVEELFFYAGALARASWCPAKTPAARRAALLRVFKCVDNHTKDYYGNTKLLAWGGHQGDWGGYYGALGQALYLVENLIADSDVHGREAFEAFLDEPFVTGTEEGPTSLAGVGPDGGPLTRRAAWERVLKANFDYARSRLSYIYNQVMYTYEGAWEAHEGLRVIGSSYYEGRARSHRIVGEALGWEPFLGEEVLVGPDGQDLDLFHSLFQHDTTARWTDDYVTYVIKGLARSKLDKDGNVVRRLPLGTHYTTMTEAGHTRENGYVANYGEATNYLPEWFHRTWGHEGDEQLNDRILETALRNLHARSHARMTDLDDDLKRTMRMEMVIDERNTNFPGFPGYVLRVSEGKLLHYVSLAHHIAEHPERYAGEEWSRTRRHAREAVGFAQQQIADHQYFANFSAVRSKNKYDLELGETWGWLKAQEPTGIVHPHTDFAYYTPAELTALGVRTTDYERFAWVDVDCMFVSLRDGDTHLWGHLNERQRGFARNGRLHVRHPDRDHIVQLHTEGLFRYEDYWARMDNIDVDFMEDQQTGDSAALQALAGEIAPITFQPGVGTVNRENFEADHAYSGYPDLLTARYGRYLFVVNTTRKAYGNERTHRVEVPGGGAGVLDLVSGRELPVRGGKVSVPPRTGLVLRLESEDIAELPPSHVDFVHTLPGDASIAVTWQTTAGATHYEVRRATRRRGPYELIGTKVKGRHFVDESARPGETYFYTVTAVNPAGRGPASHAIETELKRPASAGLRRTGWRDDALHHAREGSAIVRGSTVRVLGAHGDGLGEGDDYRVLSRDIEDELHFVSRPAVGGFTLTARVDTARGPATGLMLRDRLTPDTRHVYFGAGADGGLVLHHRTRDSRHDWQDDIRSPITRGLPGRTLAATPHLRLVRDLTTHRVHGQVSGDGRTWVTVGSLFCPFPYAVHAGVVATGDADFAEVGLDALGNRPLLVALERDGDTVTVRWNKPEDALTFTVERSTDGDTWDALVKDTRSLAHHDEGLRHGRRYYRVTAALVGGGTRVSTPAAAVAETFADVLARARATDAAEWTKKSHAAFTAELDRVEGETGKDEDTRIDAVYAAYELLVSRETLLRRGEVTASMVKASTIAWPGTGTQAANGWRAFDGDPATYTDTLAADSWIDIDAGAGGTLRVDKLRVLPRAGFAARATGTVLRGSTDGGATWTDLHTIGTTTDGTWYEARLPNTAAYPLLRLHDTHNGRCNLTEVEFWSYAAED